A window of Bradyrhizobium sp. AZCC 1610 contains these coding sequences:
- a CDS encoding type I secretion system permease/ATPase yields the protein MVWIVAFSVSINVLLLVLPFYSIEVFDRVLSSGSVETLVGLTIIAVMALAFSAAFETLRSRLLSRFAVRFERYLVPIVLESTIVDAANHGDGRTHDLAKVRELRTFLSSATVAALLDAPFLPGFILILFFLHPWYGVIALIGTAILLTMGIASRWIARAEIAQAYQAAQKTQATLDGIVRHSSLVRAMGWTRGAIREFMDLNDQALSPVVRASERVYVIGAVARMVRTILQVAAIAAGAWLVLQNEVLAGSLIASSILIARTLQPMEGLISAWRALASAHEAWQQVQAAAAPMLVRERRTLLPSPSGRIEVMRVTYRMATAQRPILAGITFGCLPSRIIVVIGPTGAGKSTLLRLMAGLERPSAGTIRLDGAALHDWDPDQLGQFVGYLPQEVQLLGGTVAEAIAGFDEHARDEDIVAAAKLAQAHEMILSLPAGYQTEIGRDGNRLSGGQRQRIGLARALFGNRKLILLDEPNANLDPDGEQALCSAIELAKARGATLMIVTHRPRLLTIADVVLFLRDGAQLAFGPPAEVLRLSGTSSVSSVPKPHVVRHTTEPQKLTVGGTGR from the coding sequence TTGGTGTGGATCGTCGCCTTTAGCGTGTCGATCAACGTGCTGCTTCTGGTCTTGCCCTTCTATTCCATTGAAGTGTTCGATCGGGTACTCAGCAGCGGCAGCGTCGAAACCCTTGTCGGCCTCACCATCATTGCTGTAATGGCCCTTGCCTTCAGCGCTGCGTTCGAAACCCTGCGCAGCCGGCTGCTCAGCCGCTTCGCAGTCAGATTCGAGCGGTACCTCGTTCCCATCGTGCTTGAAAGCACGATCGTTGATGCCGCCAATCATGGCGACGGCAGGACGCACGATCTTGCGAAGGTGCGCGAGTTGAGGACGTTCCTCTCCAGCGCGACTGTTGCAGCGTTGCTCGATGCTCCCTTTCTTCCGGGATTTATTCTCATTCTCTTCTTCCTGCACCCCTGGTACGGCGTGATTGCTTTGATCGGAACGGCAATCCTGCTTACCATGGGCATCGCGAGTCGCTGGATCGCCCGGGCCGAAATCGCGCAGGCGTACCAGGCCGCACAAAAGACCCAGGCTACCCTTGACGGAATCGTCCGACATTCCAGCCTGGTGCGCGCTATGGGCTGGACCAGAGGTGCGATCCGCGAGTTCATGGACCTCAACGACCAGGCCTTGTCGCCTGTGGTTCGAGCAAGCGAACGCGTGTATGTCATCGGCGCGGTGGCCCGCATGGTAAGAACGATATTGCAGGTTGCCGCGATCGCCGCAGGTGCCTGGCTCGTGCTTCAGAATGAAGTGCTGGCGGGCAGTTTGATTGCGAGCTCGATCCTGATCGCCCGCACACTGCAGCCGATGGAGGGTCTGATCTCGGCGTGGCGCGCCCTTGCATCCGCGCACGAGGCCTGGCAGCAAGTTCAGGCGGCCGCAGCTCCGATGCTTGTTCGAGAGCGGCGTACGCTGCTGCCGTCCCCATCCGGCAGGATTGAAGTGATGCGGGTGACTTATCGGATGGCCACGGCGCAGCGCCCGATCCTCGCAGGCATCACGTTCGGATGCCTGCCCTCCAGGATTATTGTCGTTATCGGCCCGACCGGCGCTGGAAAATCGACCTTGCTGCGCCTGATGGCGGGGCTGGAACGACCGAGTGCCGGCACGATCCGGCTGGACGGCGCAGCGCTGCATGACTGGGACCCCGATCAACTTGGGCAGTTTGTCGGCTATCTTCCTCAGGAAGTGCAGCTTCTGGGCGGCACCGTGGCCGAAGCCATCGCCGGCTTTGACGAACATGCGCGGGACGAGGACATCGTTGCTGCGGCCAAGCTCGCGCAGGCGCATGAGATGATCCTGTCTCTGCCAGCCGGCTACCAGACCGAAATAGGGCGCGATGGCAACAGGCTTTCCGGTGGACAGCGCCAGCGTATTGGTCTTGCCCGTGCGTTATTTGGCAACCGCAAATTGATCCTGCTGGATGAGCCGAATGCCAATCTCGACCCGGACGGCGAGCAAGCGCTGTGCTCCGCCATCGAGCTGGCGAAAGCGCGTGGCGCGACGCTGATGATTGTCACCCATCGGCCCCGACTATTGACCATTGCCGACGTAGTGCTTTTTTTGAGGGATGGCGCGCAGCTCGCTTTCGGGCCGCCTGCTGAAGTTCTTCGCCTGTCTGGCACTTCATCCGTTTCATCCGTCCCGAAGCCGCATGTCGTCCGGCATACTACGGAACCTCAGAAATTGACCGTGGGGGGAACTGGCCGATGA
- a CDS encoding biotin/lipoyl-binding protein, producing the protein MRRIIVWGCVLLILQFCGFGVWATTVPLRGAVVAPGVIKVHSKRKAVQHLEGGIIKSIYVRENDQVETGQLIARLDTTQIEATLGSLVTKYFADLAMEARLAARNRPAPNRFCFPTN; encoded by the coding sequence ATGCGGCGGATCATCGTATGGGGATGTGTATTGCTCATTCTGCAATTTTGCGGTTTCGGCGTGTGGGCCACGACGGTTCCGCTTCGCGGCGCGGTTGTGGCACCAGGTGTCATAAAGGTCCATTCGAAGCGCAAGGCAGTCCAGCATCTCGAGGGAGGGATAATAAAGTCGATTTACGTCAGGGAAAACGATCAGGTCGAGACCGGTCAGTTGATCGCGCGGCTGGACACCACGCAGATCGAAGCAACCCTCGGCTCGCTCGTGACAAAATATTTTGCGGATCTTGCGATGGAGGCGCGGCTGGCGGCGCGGAACAGACCCGCGCCGAATCGATTTTGTTTCCCGACGAACTGA
- a CDS encoding HlyD family type I secretion periplasmic adaptor subunit, producing MFPDELKKNESHASARIAMQSQEAEFAARLAAIGNERRMIDQQMLQLTDSIRGLESNTKGVEQQLKLLQEEIADTSYLLAKGLARKPRLLALKRAEAEASGQIARNSSSAAEMRGKMAELEDRRRQLGFNQNQEIAKQRHATSEEIGDLRHRIAALRDQLGRSELRAPESGKIVGLNSRDLSAVLAPRETLLEIVPTEDRLVIEAALKPMDREEVHAGQTARVRVHALNIRRRPMLDGKVIAVAGDALTDAKTGVTSYMAEVELDIDSPTSSYVSSLLPGMPVEIFVETGERTFAQYLLQPMELRINRAFREH from the coding sequence TTGTTTCCCGACGAACTGAAGAAGAACGAGAGCCATGCGTCCGCGCGGATTGCCATGCAATCTCAGGAAGCCGAGTTTGCAGCGCGACTGGCCGCGATCGGGAATGAGCGCAGGATGATCGATCAGCAGATGCTGCAATTGACGGACTCGATCCGAGGCCTCGAAAGCAACACCAAAGGTGTCGAGCAACAACTCAAGTTATTGCAGGAAGAGATAGCTGATACGAGCTACCTCCTGGCAAAGGGCCTCGCCCGAAAGCCACGCTTGTTGGCCTTGAAGCGAGCCGAAGCCGAGGCCAGCGGACAGATTGCCCGCAACTCGTCATCGGCGGCGGAGATGAGAGGCAAAATGGCGGAGCTGGAGGACAGGCGTCGACAGCTCGGCTTCAATCAGAATCAGGAAATCGCGAAGCAGCGGCATGCGACGAGCGAAGAGATTGGCGATCTTCGTCATCGAATTGCCGCGTTGCGCGATCAGCTTGGCCGGTCTGAATTGCGCGCCCCAGAGAGTGGAAAGATCGTCGGCCTCAACAGCAGAGATCTCAGCGCCGTGCTTGCACCCCGCGAAACCCTCCTGGAAATCGTTCCGACGGAAGATCGGCTTGTCATCGAGGCAGCTTTGAAACCAATGGATCGGGAAGAAGTTCATGCCGGACAGACCGCGCGCGTGCGTGTTCACGCGCTGAATATTCGTCGGCGGCCCATGCTCGATGGAAAAGTCATCGCCGTGGCGGGAGATGCACTGACCGACGCCAAGACTGGCGTTACGTCTTACATGGCGGAAGTGGAGCTCGATATCGACTCGCCGACTTCCTCGTATGTCTCATCATTGCTGCCCGGAATGCCCGTTGAAATATTTGTTGAAACGGGAGAACGAACTTTTGCGCAATATTTATTGCAGCCGATGGAACTTCGCATCAACCGCGCGTTTAGGGAGCACTAA
- a CDS encoding helix-turn-helix transcriptional regulator yields the protein MHESSKALPFRQSRFRVNHAERGEPFQNADEPQIGQPTEQGPNQSAMEYFGKAVAELFDCSSCYVAVMSRTSGSELQEVRIGHATIDPSCTMTVARIARKGAGADCALLEPVNARTAFVRKLIGSEPGTNSHSVIGRFASRDRSTVVFVAGWRQAALARAEIPCLARAVRTVWETAHSLAQRSPVQHPDAAIWLEKLAFPALIVDEDLHIHDVNRDGRVLLAKSELLKVDGGRLAGSSGPITEGLREAIREALMPRPGQVWLNTTVPLSTERQQFAFAKIGAVPVHGGAGKALVIVPQFDEVLGANRIASAFSLNWAEERIIARILQFQSPRDIGADLRLTEATVRTYTKRIMLKLGINRQAEFFLLYHLTQSPFGAGGREKAVGPVSSDCRLNGDSELDLDTAGKRPPT from the coding sequence GTGCATGAGAGCAGCAAAGCATTGCCTTTCAGGCAGAGTCGATTTCGCGTCAATCACGCTGAGCGCGGCGAACCTTTTCAGAACGCCGACGAGCCGCAGATAGGACAGCCTACGGAGCAAGGTCCAAACCAGAGTGCGATGGAGTATTTTGGCAAGGCTGTTGCCGAGCTTTTCGATTGCAGTAGTTGCTACGTCGCGGTCATGTCGCGCACGAGCGGGTCGGAGCTTCAAGAGGTCCGGATCGGACACGCCACAATCGATCCGTCGTGCACCATGACCGTCGCGCGAATTGCCCGCAAGGGCGCTGGAGCAGATTGCGCTCTCCTCGAACCGGTCAACGCGCGCACCGCTTTTGTGCGGAAATTGATCGGCTCCGAGCCGGGAACGAACAGTCATTCCGTGATAGGCAGGTTTGCCTCTCGCGACAGGTCGACCGTGGTGTTTGTGGCGGGATGGCGGCAGGCTGCGCTCGCCCGGGCTGAAATTCCCTGTCTCGCGCGCGCGGTGCGCACGGTTTGGGAGACGGCGCATTCCCTTGCGCAGCGGTCACCTGTTCAACATCCAGACGCAGCAATCTGGCTGGAGAAACTGGCTTTTCCTGCTCTCATCGTGGACGAAGATCTGCATATTCACGATGTCAATCGCGACGGACGAGTGCTGCTGGCAAAAAGCGAACTTCTCAAGGTGGATGGTGGCAGGCTGGCGGGGTCTAGTGGACCGATAACCGAGGGTTTGCGGGAGGCAATCCGGGAGGCGTTGATGCCGCGGCCCGGTCAGGTCTGGCTGAACACAACTGTGCCTCTCTCGACCGAGCGCCAGCAGTTTGCCTTTGCCAAGATCGGGGCCGTGCCAGTGCATGGCGGCGCGGGGAAAGCGTTGGTCATCGTGCCGCAATTCGATGAAGTGCTGGGGGCAAACCGTATTGCATCCGCCTTCAGCTTGAACTGGGCCGAGGAGAGAATCATCGCCCGGATTCTTCAATTCCAAAGTCCGCGCGATATCGGCGCCGATCTGCGGTTGACCGAGGCAACCGTAAGAACCTACACCAAGCGCATCATGCTCAAATTGGGCATTAATCGGCAGGCCGAGTTCTTTCTGCTCTATCATCTCACGCAATCCCCGTTCGGCGCCGGCGGTCGCGAGAAGGCCGTCGGTCCGGTGTCATCGGATTGCCGGTTGAACGGCGACAGTGAGCTGGACCTTGATACGGCCGGCAAGCGGCCACCGACCTGA
- a CDS encoding M23 family metallopeptidase — translation MRKLLAMARDFMRGVTFSRAFAFAAALGFSSEVIAQSIQLGMPIACEPGRTCYIQNYVDVDPSASTQDYKCGTRTYDGHNGTDFRLPTLASQKAGVEVLAAASGRVLRTRDGAPDGAVGKSAREAVRDVECGNGVVIEHPEHWETQYCHMASGSLVVRPGESVKAGQALGRVGLSGLTEYPHLHFTVRHKGAIVDPFAYGAASGSCGGGELLWHPAHHAQLAYQERTVLNAGFANGPVTMELIEDGSAGKELPSASAAAIVAFVRVIGLKIGDAQQFAIKDPLGNVIAENRAPQLQTNKAQYMLFTGRKRPANGWDRGTYKATYVVERDGRVVLKKELELTL, via the coding sequence ATGCGCAAGCTGCTTGCGATGGCCCGGGACTTCATGCGCGGTGTGACTTTTTCCCGGGCCTTTGCCTTCGCGGCGGCACTTGGCTTTTCTTCCGAGGTGATTGCCCAGAGCATTCAATTGGGCATGCCAATCGCGTGCGAGCCTGGTCGGACCTGCTACATCCAGAATTACGTTGATGTCGACCCGTCAGCGTCAACGCAGGACTACAAATGCGGCACCCGGACCTATGACGGTCATAACGGGACGGACTTCCGCTTGCCGACGCTGGCGTCGCAGAAGGCCGGCGTGGAAGTTCTCGCTGCCGCAAGTGGTCGCGTTCTTCGCACACGAGATGGCGCGCCGGACGGCGCCGTTGGCAAGTCTGCGCGCGAAGCAGTTCGCGACGTCGAATGTGGCAACGGTGTTGTGATCGAACACCCGGAGCACTGGGAAACCCAATATTGCCACATGGCCAGCGGCAGCCTGGTGGTAAGACCCGGTGAGTCAGTCAAAGCTGGGCAGGCGCTTGGCCGGGTCGGTCTCTCGGGGCTGACCGAATATCCTCATTTGCATTTCACGGTCAGGCATAAGGGAGCGATAGTAGATCCCTTCGCATATGGTGCCGCTTCCGGCTCCTGCGGGGGCGGCGAACTGCTGTGGCATCCTGCACATCACGCGCAACTTGCTTATCAGGAACGAACCGTTCTGAACGCCGGCTTCGCGAACGGTCCGGTGACGATGGAGCTCATCGAGGACGGAAGCGCGGGCAAGGAATTGCCGTCTGCCAGCGCGGCAGCGATTGTTGCTTTTGTTCGTGTCATCGGCCTGAAGATAGGCGACGCACAACAGTTCGCCATCAAAGACCCACTCGGAAACGTTATCGCCGAAAATCGAGCCCCACAACTTCAGACGAACAAGGCACAGTACATGTTGTTCACCGGCAGAAAGCGTCCGGCGAACGGCTGGGACCGCGGCACGTACAAGGCCACGTATGTTGTAGAGCGCGATGGCCGGGTCGTTCTGAAGAAGGAGCTGGAACTCACCCTCTAG
- the dapB gene encoding 4-hydroxy-tetrahydrodipicolinate reductase has protein sequence MADMRLIVAGAGGRMGRALVRVISETPGAALTGALEAPGSELLGKDAGVLAGLPANGIELSADLWKLSANADGILDFTVPAATIANVAIAAERSLVHIVGTTGLSVSDMAVIKSVTSRAVVVQSGNMSLGINLLAALVKRVAQSLDESFDIEIVEMHHKAKIDAPSGTAFLLGEAAAAGRGVDLHTHSDRGRDGHTGARRPGDIGFAALRGGTVTGDHSVIFAGPMERIELTHRAEDRTMFAQGAVKAALWAHGRKPGFYTMADVLGLTDF, from the coding sequence ATGGCCGATATGCGATTGATCGTTGCGGGGGCCGGCGGCCGGATGGGCCGTGCGCTGGTGCGCGTCATTTCGGAAACGCCGGGCGCGGCTTTGACCGGCGCGCTGGAAGCGCCGGGCTCGGAACTTTTGGGCAAGGATGCCGGCGTTCTTGCCGGCCTGCCTGCCAACGGTATTGAGCTCTCCGCCGACCTCTGGAAACTATCGGCCAATGCCGACGGCATTCTGGATTTCACCGTGCCGGCCGCTACCATCGCTAACGTCGCGATCGCCGCCGAACGTAGCCTCGTGCACATTGTCGGAACCACCGGTCTGTCGGTGTCCGACATGGCCGTGATCAAGAGCGTTACCTCGCGTGCAGTGGTGGTGCAATCAGGCAATATGAGCCTCGGCATCAATCTGCTCGCCGCGCTGGTCAAGCGCGTTGCACAGTCGCTGGACGAAAGCTTCGACATCGAAATCGTCGAAATGCATCACAAGGCCAAGATCGACGCGCCGTCGGGCACCGCCTTCCTGCTCGGTGAAGCCGCCGCCGCCGGCCGCGGCGTCGACCTGCACACCCATTCGGACCGTGGCCGCGACGGGCATACCGGCGCGCGCCGGCCGGGTGACATCGGTTTTGCAGCGCTGCGCGGCGGCACTGTCACCGGCGATCACAGCGTGATCTTCGCCGGACCCATGGAGCGCATTGAACTGACCCATCGCGCCGAGGACCGGACGATGTTCGCGCAGGGCGCCGTCAAGGCCGCGCTATGGGCACACGGCAGGAAGCCCGGCTTCTATACGATGGCCGATGTGCTCGGGCTGACCGACTTCTAG
- the gpmI gene encoding 2,3-bisphosphoglycerate-independent phosphoglycerate mutase, whose translation MQERRPVMLAILDGWGWREDLADNAVRQAHTPNFDRLWATGPHAFLKTSGRDVGLPDGQMGNSEVGHFNIGAGRIVMQDLPRINDAIASGNIKSTEALRSLIQTLKQSGGTCHLVGLVSPGGVHSHEDHVAALAVILTDNGVPSVVHALTDGRDTPPKSAVDSLMRLEAALPSSVPVATVIGRYYAMDRDKRWDRVAKAYNAIVEAEGPRFADAQSAIADAYAHDITDEFVEPSVIGSYAGIRDGDGVLCFNFRADRVREILGAMLDPSFAALPRRRNLHFAAAVGMTQYSDDLDKLMQTIFPAQTFPNILGEITSTANRTQLRLAETEKYPHVTYFLNGGREEPFPGEDRIMVPSPKVTTYDLQPEMSAPELTAKTVEAIDSGKYDLIVLNYANPDMVGHSGNLAAAIKAVEAVDAGLGRIADAIQRAGGALLVTADHGNCEMMRDPATGGPHTSHTTGPVPLLLQGGGDVSLADGRLADIAPTLLDLMQLPKPADMTGVSLLRPHRRN comes from the coding sequence ATGCAAGAACGTCGTCCGGTGATGCTGGCTATATTGGATGGCTGGGGCTGGCGCGAAGATCTGGCCGACAATGCTGTTCGTCAGGCTCACACACCGAATTTCGATCGTCTGTGGGCCACAGGTCCGCACGCATTCTTGAAGACGTCGGGACGCGATGTCGGTCTGCCCGATGGTCAGATGGGCAATTCCGAGGTTGGACATTTCAATATCGGCGCAGGCCGCATTGTGATGCAGGACTTGCCGCGGATCAACGATGCGATTGCGTCCGGCAATATCAAATCCACCGAAGCGCTCCGCTCCCTGATCCAAACGCTAAAACAGAGCGGCGGTACTTGCCATCTTGTCGGCCTGGTTTCTCCGGGCGGGGTACATTCGCATGAGGACCACGTCGCGGCGCTGGCCGTCATCCTTACCGACAATGGCGTGCCATCAGTCGTACACGCTCTCACGGATGGACGCGATACGCCGCCGAAATCTGCGGTCGATAGTTTGATGCGGCTGGAAGCCGCGCTTCCGTCGTCGGTTCCGGTTGCCACAGTGATTGGGAGATACTACGCGATGGACCGCGACAAACGCTGGGATCGCGTAGCCAAGGCCTATAATGCAATCGTTGAGGCCGAAGGCCCACGATTCGCCGACGCGCAATCAGCGATCGCTGACGCGTATGCACACGACATCACTGACGAGTTCGTTGAACCATCGGTGATCGGCAGTTACGCCGGCATCAGGGACGGCGACGGCGTGCTGTGCTTCAACTTTCGCGCCGATCGCGTGCGTGAGATTCTTGGCGCGATGCTTGATCCGTCGTTTGCTGCTTTGCCGCGCAGGCGCAACCTCCACTTCGCCGCCGCAGTCGGAATGACGCAATACAGCGACGATCTGGACAAACTGATGCAGACGATATTTCCGGCGCAGACGTTTCCGAACATTTTGGGGGAGATCACTTCTACCGCGAATCGCACACAATTGCGCCTCGCCGAAACGGAGAAATATCCCCACGTCACCTATTTTCTCAACGGTGGACGAGAAGAACCTTTTCCTGGCGAAGACCGCATCATGGTGCCTTCGCCCAAGGTCACAACCTACGACCTGCAACCGGAAATGTCGGCACCAGAGTTGACGGCAAAAACCGTGGAGGCAATCGACTCGGGCAAGTACGACCTGATCGTCCTAAATTATGCCAATCCAGACATGGTGGGCCACTCGGGGAACCTGGCGGCCGCGATCAAAGCGGTCGAAGCGGTGGATGCCGGACTCGGGAGAATCGCAGATGCGATCCAAAGAGCTGGTGGCGCGCTGCTGGTTACTGCCGACCACGGCAACTGCGAAATGATGCGTGACCCCGCGACTGGCGGCCCGCATACTTCACATACAACGGGGCCGGTGCCGCTGTTGCTCCAGGGCGGCGGCGACGTGTCATTGGCGGATGGCCGACTGGCAGATATTGCCCCGACCTTGCTCGACCTGATGCAATTGCCGAAGCCGGCAGACATGACCGGCGTGTCATTGCTGCGCCCGCACAGACGAAACTAG
- a CDS encoding bifunctional helix-turn-helix domain-containing protein/methylated-DNA--[protein]-cysteine S-methyltransferase, which translates to MMISAIHDQRLAKPGHQAAALRDYDSVRRAIAFISEHWRTQPTIEAMADAAAVTPDELHHLFRRWASLTPKAFMQALTLDHAKGLLRDSASVLDAALDSGLSGPGRLHDLFVTHEAMSPGEWKNGGAGMTLRYGFHACPFGTAIVIASDRGLAGLAFADPGEEPMAFADMKRRSPNATYVEDHDGTTALAQRIFDTRLWRPDQPLRVVLIGTDFEVRVWETLLKIPMGRAVCYSDIANKIKNPKASRAVGAAVGRNPVSFVVPCHRALGKGGALTGYHWGITRKQAMLGWEAGQVGLH; encoded by the coding sequence ATGATGATATCAGCCATACATGACCAGCGCCTGGCCAAGCCGGGCCATCAGGCCGCCGCGCTGCGCGATTACGACTCGGTGCGCCGCGCCATCGCTTTCATCTCCGAGCACTGGCGCACGCAGCCGACCATCGAGGCGATGGCGGATGCCGCCGCCGTGACGCCGGATGAACTGCACCATCTGTTCCGCCGCTGGGCCTCGCTGACGCCGAAGGCTTTCATGCAGGCGCTGACGCTCGATCACGCCAAGGGCCTGCTGCGCGATTCCGCCAGCGTGCTCGATGCCGCGCTCGACTCAGGCCTGTCGGGCCCGGGCCGGCTGCATGATCTGTTCGTCACCCATGAAGCGATGTCGCCGGGCGAATGGAAGAACGGCGGCGCCGGCATGACGCTGCGCTACGGTTTCCACGCTTGCCCATTCGGCACCGCGATCGTGATCGCGAGCGACCGCGGGCTGGCAGGGCTTGCCTTCGCCGATCCCGGCGAGGAGCCGATGGCGTTTGCCGACATGAAGCGGCGCTCGCCGAACGCGACCTATGTCGAGGACCACGACGGCACGACAGCTCTCGCGCAACGCATCTTCGATACGCGGCTGTGGCGGCCGGACCAGCCCCTCCGCGTGGTCCTGATCGGCACCGATTTCGAGGTGCGGGTGTGGGAGACGCTGCTGAAGATCCCGATGGGCCGCGCGGTCTGCTATTCCGACATCGCCAACAAGATCAAAAACCCGAAGGCATCGCGCGCCGTCGGCGCCGCGGTCGGCCGCAACCCGGTGTCATTCGTGGTGCCCTGCCACCGCGCGCTCGGCAAGGGCGGCGCGCTGACCGGCTACCACTGGGGCATCACGCGCAAGCAGGCGATGCTGGGCTGGGAAGCAGGGCAGGTCGGGCTTCACTGA
- a CDS encoding DUF2244 domain-containing protein has protein sequence MTAGNDFDPALDQPTLFSARVTPHRSLNRTGFLVLMAFISAVSFVAGIAFLLMGAWPVLGLFGLDVLVIYWAFRINFRSAAATEDIVMTPSELRVRRVSHRGDVMEWTLNPLWVQLEQTGDPEFGIERLYLVSRGRRVSIGYFLGPDEKASFAKALLAALQIAKRGITYNPVA, from the coding sequence ATGACCGCAGGCAACGACTTTGATCCGGCGCTTGACCAGCCGACGCTGTTTTCGGCGCGGGTGACGCCGCATCGCTCACTCAATCGAACCGGCTTTTTGGTGCTGATGGCGTTCATCAGCGCGGTGAGCTTTGTCGCCGGCATCGCATTTTTGCTGATGGGTGCCTGGCCGGTGCTCGGCTTGTTCGGCCTCGATGTGCTGGTGATCTACTGGGCGTTCCGGATCAATTTCCGCAGCGCTGCAGCCACCGAGGACATCGTGATGACGCCTTCGGAATTGCGCGTGCGCCGGGTCAGCCATCGCGGCGACGTCATGGAATGGACGCTCAATCCGCTCTGGGTGCAGCTCGAGCAGACAGGCGACCCTGAATTTGGCATCGAGCGGCTCTATCTGGTCTCCCGGGGCCGGCGCGTCTCGATCGGCTACTTTCTGGGACCTGACGAAAAGGCTAGTTTTGCCAAAGCCTTATTGGCCGCGTTGCAAATCGCCAAGCGCGGTATCACGTACAATCCGGTCGCGTAG
- the nth gene encoding endonuclease III codes for MAKIIRSLRAKKPSVPSAPKKPAKKAAKALPKPAKKSTRPKSPKPKPLNPKPWTPAEVHEVFSRFRKANPEPKGELEHLNPYTLLVAVVLSAQATDAGVNKATRALFAVADTPERMLELGEEKVREYIKTIGLYRNKARNVIALSEKLIAEFGGEVPRTRAEIETLPGAGRKTANVVLNMAYGEHTMAVDTHVFRVGNRTGLAPGNTPIEVELGLEKVIPPEFMLHAHHWLILHGRYTCLARTPRCEVCLINDLCRWPEKTV; via the coding sequence ATGGCCAAAATCATCCGCTCTCTCAGAGCCAAAAAGCCCAGCGTTCCATCCGCGCCGAAGAAGCCGGCAAAGAAGGCCGCCAAGGCGCTGCCGAAGCCTGCGAAGAAATCAACCAGGCCAAAGTCCCCAAAGCCAAAACCTCTAAATCCGAAACCTTGGACACCGGCCGAGGTCCACGAGGTGTTCAGCCGGTTTCGCAAAGCCAATCCGGAGCCGAAGGGCGAGCTCGAACATCTCAACCCCTATACGCTGCTGGTCGCCGTGGTGCTGTCGGCGCAGGCAACGGATGCCGGCGTCAACAAGGCGACGCGCGCTCTGTTTGCGGTCGCCGATACGCCGGAGAGGATGCTTGAGCTCGGCGAAGAGAAAGTGCGCGAGTACATCAAGACCATCGGGCTCTATCGCAACAAGGCCAGGAACGTCATAGCACTGTCGGAAAAACTGATCGCCGAATTCGGCGGCGAGGTGCCGCGCACGCGGGCCGAGATCGAGACGCTGCCCGGCGCCGGGCGCAAGACCGCCAACGTCGTGCTCAACATGGCCTATGGCGAGCACACCATGGCGGTGGACACCCATGTGTTCCGCGTCGGCAACCGCACGGGGCTGGCGCCCGGCAACACCCCGATCGAGGTCGAACTGGGGCTGGAGAAGGTGATTCCGCCGGAATTCATGCTGCACGCCCATCACTGGCTGATCCTGCACGGGCGCTACACCTGCCTCGCCCGCACGCCGCGCTGTGAGGTGTGCCTGATCAACGATCTCTGCCGCTGGCCGGAAAAGACGGTTTAG
- a CDS encoding sulfate transporter family protein, which translates to MLDAAVKAISQILSPPMRTILWRSIALALVLVAVLAIGLQRALSWFAEYGEVWAEAMLGPGFHTTLNILSWIISIAAGLGVVLGGIFLMPAVTSLIASVFVDDVAEHVERKHYPAERPGDALPLGVAIPEGIKTALLTILVYLIALPFVLFAGAGFLIFFVATAWLLGREYFELAAMRFRSPAEAKTMRKDNAATVFTAGLFIAAFVSIPIVNLATPLFGMAFMVHMHKRLSGPRPELIEPARKTGMPVV; encoded by the coding sequence ATGTTGGACGCCGCCGTCAAGGCGATTTCGCAGATCCTGTCGCCGCCGATGCGGACCATACTGTGGCGCTCGATCGCCCTGGCGCTGGTGCTGGTTGCGGTGCTGGCCATCGGCTTGCAGCGCGCGTTGAGCTGGTTCGCCGAGTACGGCGAAGTCTGGGCCGAGGCGATGCTGGGGCCGGGCTTCCACACGACGCTCAACATCCTTTCCTGGATCATCTCGATCGCGGCCGGGCTCGGCGTTGTCCTCGGCGGCATTTTCCTGATGCCGGCGGTCACCTCGCTGATCGCGAGCGTGTTCGTCGACGACGTCGCCGAGCACGTCGAGCGCAAACATTATCCGGCTGAGCGTCCCGGGGATGCGCTGCCGCTCGGTGTCGCGATTCCGGAAGGAATCAAGACGGCGCTGCTGACGATCCTGGTCTATTTGATCGCGCTGCCCTTCGTGCTGTTCGCGGGCGCGGGCTTTCTGATTTTCTTCGTCGCCACCGCGTGGCTCCTGGGTCGCGAATATTTCGAACTCGCCGCGATGCGTTTCCGCTCGCCGGCGGAAGCCAAAACGATGCGCAAGGACAATGCGGCCACTGTCTTCACCGCGGGCCTGTTCATCGCAGCCTTCGTGTCGATTCCGATCGTCAACCTGGCGACACCCTTGTTCGGCATGGCCTTCATGGTCCACATGCACAAACGGCTGTCCGGCCCGAGGCCGGAGCTGATTGAGCCGGCGCGGAAAACGGGAATGCCGGTGGTGTGA